A genomic window from Lycium barbarum isolate Lr01 chromosome 4, ASM1917538v2, whole genome shotgun sequence includes:
- the LOC132638110 gene encoding protein DETOXIFICATION 49-like: MLTPFISENPKIENQKEQSNIQKNHLTLAISEAKCIANIALPMIFTGLILYSRSIISMIFLGHLGELSLAGGSLAIGFANITGYSILSGLAMGMEPICGQAFGAKRFKILGLTLQRTILLLLLTSIPISFLWLYMKRLLEFCGQDHEIASEAQYYILFSLPDLLAQSFLHPLRIYLRSQSITLPLTYCAIFAILLHIPINYFLIKVLNLGIKGVAISGVWTNFNLVGSLILYIIFSKIYKKTWSGISSECFRGWKSLLNLAIPSCISVCLEWWWYEIMILLCGLLINPQATVASMGILIQTTALIYIFPSSLSFGVSTRVGNELGANRPNRAKLAAIIGLCTSFILGISALFFATMVRNAWAKMFTQDQEIVKLTAMVLPIIGLCELGNCPQTTGCGVLRGTARPKLGANVNLGCFYLVGMPVAVWLGFFMGFDFKGLWLGLLAAQGSCAVTMMLIILVKTNWEDQARRAKELTGIINGDYDNQDERFIDEKTEDYLESSDYQKLENSAV, translated from the coding sequence atgttgactccatTCATTTCTGAAAATCCAAAAATAGAAAACCAAAAGGAACAGAGCAATATTCAAAAAAATCATCTTACTCTTGCAATTTCAGAGGCTAAATGCATAGCCAATATTGCACTTCCAATGATATTTACAGGGCTAATTCTTTACTCACGTTcaattatttccatgatttttctTGGTCATCTAGGGGAACTTTCTTTAGCTGGTGGTTCACTTGCAATTGGATTTGCAAATATAACCGGTTATTCAATTCTTTCAGGCCTAGCCATGGGAATGGAACCAATTTGTGGACAAGCTTTTGGTGCAAAAAGATTCAAGATTTTAGGCCTTACATTACAGAGGACTATTCTTTTGCTACTTTTAACCTCAATTCCCATTTCATTCTTGTGGCTATACATGAAAAGACTCTTGGAATTTTGTGGCCAGGATCATGAAATTGCATCAGAAGCACAATATTACATTCTTTTTTCACTCCCTGATCTTCTTGCTCAGTCTTTTTTACACCCCCTGAGGATTTATCTTCGTTCACAATCCATCACATTGCCTCTAACTTATTGTGCTATTTTTGCAATTCTTCTTCATATCCCaattaattatttcttaatcAAAGTTCTTAATCTGGGGATTAAAGGTGTTGCCATAAGTGGGGTTTGGACAAATTTCAATCTTGTTGGCTCATTAATTCTTTACATTATTTTTTCTAAGATTTACAAGAAAACTTGGAGTGGAATTTCTTCGGAGTGTTTTAGGGGATGGAAATCACTTCTTAATTTAGCAATTCCAAGTTGTATTAGTGTTTGTTTAGAGTGGTGGTGGTATGAAATTATGATTTTATTATGTGGCCTTTTAATTAATCCTCAAGCAACAGTTGCATCTATGGGAATTTTAATTCAAACAACAGCTTTGATATACATTTTCCCATCATCCTTAAGCTTTGGTGTATCAACAAGAGTTGGAAATGAATTAGGGGCTAATCGTCCAAATCGCGCGAAATTAGCAGCTATAATTGGACTATGTACAAGTTTCATTTTGGGAATTTCAGCATTGTTTTTTGCTACTATGGTAAGGAATGCTTGGGCAAAAATGTTCACTCAAGACCAAGAAATTGTCAAATTAACTGCCATGGTTTTGCCAATTATAGGACTATGTGAACTTGGAAACTGTCCACAAACAACAGGTTGTGGTGTATTAAGAGGAACAGCGAGGCCTAAATTAGGTGCTAATGTTAATTTAGGATGTTTTTATCTTGTTGGAATGCCAGTTGCTGTTTGGTTAGGATTTTTTATGGGGTTTGATTTTAAAGGATTATGGCTTGGATTATTAGCTGCACAGGGTTCATGTGCTGTGACTATGATGCTGATTATATTGGTTAAGACTAATTGGGAAGATCAAGCAAGAAGAGCAAAAGAACTTACTGGAATTATCAATGGTGATTATGATAATCAAGATGAGAGGTTCATTGATGAAAAGACAGAAGATTATTTGGAATCATCGGATTATCAGAAGTTAGAGAATTCAGCtgtttga